One window of the Fusobacterium russii ATCC 25533 genome contains the following:
- a CDS encoding IS256 family transposase translates to MKEKKEVYKVKPLTEGKKNIIATLIEEYNIKTAEDIQEALKDLLGGTIKSMMEAEMDEHIGYENYQHSDGTNYRNGVKKKKVRSTYGEFQVEVPQDRNSTFEPQIVKKRQKDISEIDQKIINMYARGLTTRQISEQIEDIYGFECSESFISNVTDKILQDIQDWQNRPLEKVYPVIFIDATHFSVREDNRIKKIAAYVVLGITKDGMKEVLSLEIGENESSKYWLGVLNALKNRGVNDIMVICADGLTGIKEAIAAAFPQTEYQRCIVHQVRNTLKYVSYKDKRDFASDLKSIYLAATETQALENLDKVNGKWKEKYPNSMSSWYQNCDILTPIFKFSLEVRKVIYTTNAIESLNSTYKKLNRQRTVYPSE, encoded by the coding sequence ATGAAAGAAAAAAAAGAAGTTTACAAAGTAAAACCATTAACAGAAGGAAAGAAGAATATTATCGCTACTTTAATTGAAGAATACAATATTAAAACTGCTGAAGATATCCAAGAAGCTCTAAAGGATCTTCTTGGTGGAACTATTAAATCTATGATGGAAGCTGAAATGGATGAACATATTGGATATGAAAACTATCAACATTCTGATGGTACTAATTATCGTAATGGTGTTAAAAAGAAAAAGGTACGTTCTACTTATGGTGAGTTTCAAGTAGAAGTTCCTCAAGATAGAAATTCTACTTTTGAGCCTCAAATAGTTAAAAAAAGACAAAAAGATATTTCTGAGATTGATCAAAAAATCATAAATATGTATGCGCGTGGTTTAACTACTAGGCAAATATCTGAACAAATTGAAGATATATACGGTTTTGAATGTTCTGAAAGCTTCATTTCTAATGTCACTGATAAAATACTACAAGATATTCAAGATTGGCAAAATAGACCTTTAGAAAAAGTTTATCCAGTTATCTTTATTGATGCTACTCATTTTTCTGTTAGAGAAGATAACAGAATTAAAAAAATAGCTGCTTATGTAGTATTAGGTATTACAAAAGATGGAATGAAAGAAGTACTTAGTTTAGAAATTGGAGAAAATGAAAGTAGTAAATATTGGTTAGGAGTTTTAAATGCATTAAAAAATAGAGGTGTAAATGATATTATGGTAATCTGCGCTGATGGACTAACAGGTATAAAAGAAGCAATAGCTGCTGCTTTTCCACAAACAGAATATCAACGTTGTATAGTCCATCAAGTAAGAAATACTTTAAAATATGTATCATACAAGGATAAGAGAGATTTTGCTTCTGATTTAAAAAGTATATACCTAGCAGCAACAGAAACACAAGCATTAGAGAATTTAGATAAAGTCAATGGAAAATGGAAAGAAAAATATCCGAATTCCATGTCAAGTTGGTATCAAAATTGTGATATTTTAACACCAATATTTAAATTTTCATTGGAAGTAAGGAAGGTAATATATACCACAAACGCAATAGAGAGTTTAAATAGTACTTACAAGAAATTAAATAGACAAAGAACAGTATATCCAAGTGAAAA
- a CDS encoding efflux RND transporter permease subunit, with the protein MSLAGVSIRRPVATTMVMISIIFIGLLAMFSMKKEMLPNMQVPVVTVATNWTGAVAEDVENQITKKIEEALPNVEGIDTISSTSSYGRSTIVVKFNFGVDSNEKVNEIQREVSKISNSLPNDANSPIVKKIEVGSGNLTAIIAFTAPNKSTLATFIDQYLKPQLESLEGIGEVSIFGNPTKQVQIQVDSDKLMAYNMTPMELYSLISASTPTIPVGKLSDGTKDMILRFMGEMRTIDDFKNMVINANGNTLRLRDVADVVLTHEDKSTIGYLNGNDSITVMVSKSSDGSTVELNNSVFKTIEKLEGMMPSGTEKRIVLDTSIDINNSISNVTSSAIQGLILASIILFIFLKSFKSTLLISASLPVAVIFTFAFLSMTGTTLNLISLMGLSIGVGMLTDNSVVVVDNIFRHLTELNAPTLEAAENGTNEVTLSIIASSLTTMVVFIPILFIPGISREIFRDMAFAIIFSNIAALIVAITLIPMLASKFLNSQSMKTTDGKIFKKIKKVYLSIIKWAVIYRFKTVLIAIGIFIFTLFVGPRFIKFQFFPKQDRGQFSIIAELQKGIDIEKADRIAKEMENLVANLEEVQSYSTIVQAASVSVNVDIGKKGERKKSVFEIMDEIRPYTKNILDTKISLSNSFKSGTATRDIEFVIQGTDLDEIKVIGKNVLEAMQKYDGIMEVTSTLSSGSTELRIEVDREKVKSYGINPVTIAQTLSYYILGGDRAKTVTIKSGTEEIDVLIRLPKEKRNNLSALEQINIKVANNKFIKLSDVATIKNAEASSEIKKKNRIYSVTISGNDAGVGQKAIQQKFIEEFKKTNPASTVSYSWGGDTENMIKAMSQLTFALGISIFLIYALLASQFESFIMPIIVIGSIPLALIGVIWGLILFRQSLDIMVMIGIILLAGIVVNNAIVLIDFIKMLRERGYSRTEAIIESCTTRLRPILMTTATTVLGMIPLALGLGEGSEIYRGMALTVIFGLSFSTLLTLIVIPILYTLTDDLTTKIMKFFKNLNKKLTNKKGAI; encoded by the coding sequence ATGTCATTAGCAGGAGTATCAATTCGTAGACCGGTCGCTACGACAATGGTTATGATATCTATCATTTTCATTGGTTTGCTTGCTATGTTTAGTATGAAAAAAGAGATGTTACCTAACATGCAAGTTCCTGTTGTTACAGTTGCTACAAATTGGACAGGAGCAGTGGCAGAAGATGTCGAAAATCAAATTACAAAAAAAATAGAAGAGGCTTTACCAAATGTTGAAGGCATTGATACCATATCCTCAACTTCTTCCTATGGTCGTTCTACAATTGTTGTCAAATTTAATTTCGGTGTGGATTCAAATGAAAAAGTTAATGAAATTCAAAGAGAAGTTTCTAAAATTTCAAACAGTCTTCCCAATGATGCCAACTCTCCCATTGTAAAAAAAATTGAAGTGGGTTCAGGTAATTTAACTGCTATCATCGCTTTTACAGCTCCAAATAAATCCACTTTAGCAACTTTTATAGATCAGTACTTAAAGCCCCAGCTTGAGAGCTTGGAAGGTATTGGAGAAGTTAGTATCTTTGGTAATCCTACTAAACAGGTTCAAATTCAAGTGGATTCTGATAAGTTGATGGCTTATAATATGACTCCTATGGAACTATATTCTTTAATTTCTGCTTCAACACCAACTATTCCAGTTGGTAAATTATCAGATGGAACAAAGGATATGATTTTAAGATTTATGGGAGAAATGAGAACCATTGACGATTTTAAAAATATGGTTATAAATGCAAATGGAAATACATTGAGATTAAGAGATGTAGCTGATGTTGTTTTAACACATGAGGATAAATCTACAATAGGATATTTAAATGGAAATGACTCTATTACTGTTATGGTATCTAAATCCAGTGATGGAAGTACAGTTGAGCTAAATAATTCTGTTTTCAAAACAATTGAAAAACTTGAAGGAATGATGCCTTCCGGAACAGAAAAAAGAATTGTTTTAGATACTTCTATAGACATAAACAATTCCATCTCAAATGTTACAAGTTCTGCCATTCAAGGTTTAATATTAGCTTCAATTATATTATTTATATTTTTGAAAAGTTTTAAGAGTACTTTACTTATATCTGCTTCACTTCCTGTTGCAGTAATATTTACATTTGCTTTTTTATCAATGACAGGAACTACACTTAACCTTATTTCACTTATGGGGCTTTCAATAGGAGTAGGTATGCTGACAGATAACTCAGTTGTTGTTGTGGATAATATATTCAGACACTTAACTGAATTGAATGCTCCAACACTTGAGGCTGCTGAAAACGGTACAAATGAAGTTACTCTATCAATAATAGCTTCATCTCTTACAACAATGGTTGTTTTCATTCCTATTTTATTTATACCCGGTATATCAAGAGAAATATTTAGGGATATGGCTTTTGCAATTATATTTTCAAATATTGCAGCCCTTATTGTAGCTATAACACTTATACCTATGCTTGCAAGTAAATTTCTAAATTCTCAATCTATGAAAACAACAGATGGAAAAATTTTTAAAAAAATTAAAAAAGTTTACTTGTCAATAATTAAATGGGCTGTTATTTACAGATTTAAAACTGTTTTGATAGCTATTGGTATTTTTATTTTTACACTTTTTGTAGGACCTCGATTTATAAAATTCCAGTTTTTTCCAAAACAAGATAGAGGTCAGTTCTCAATTATAGCTGAATTACAAAAAGGTATAGATATAGAAAAAGCAGATAGAATTGCAAAAGAAATGGAAAATTTAGTAGCTAATCTTGAGGAAGTCCAAAGTTATTCTACAATAGTTCAAGCAGCTAGTGTTTCTGTCAATGTCGATATTGGTAAAAAAGGAGAAAGAAAAAAATCTGTCTTTGAAATAATGGATGAAATAAGACCATATACAAAAAATATTTTAGACACAAAAATATCTTTATCAAACTCTTTTAAAAGTGGAACAGCAACTAGAGATATAGAATTTGTAATTCAAGGAACTGATTTAGATGAAATTAAGGTTATTGGTAAAAATGTCCTAGAAGCTATGCAAAAATATGACGGTATTATGGAAGTTACTTCTACTTTATCTTCAGGTTCAACTGAACTTAGAATAGAAGTGGATAGAGAGAAAGTAAAATCTTATGGTATAAATCCTGTTACTATTGCTCAAACGCTAAGCTATTATATTTTAGGTGGAGATAGAGCTAAAACTGTTACTATAAAAAGTGGTACTGAGGAGATTGATGTTCTAATAAGGTTACCAAAAGAAAAAAGAAATAATCTCTCAGCACTTGAACAAATAAATATAAAAGTTGCAAATAATAAATTTATAAAGCTTTCTGATGTCGCAACCATAAAAAATGCTGAAGCTTCTTCTGAAATAAAAAAGAAAAATAGAATATATTCCGTTACTATTTCCGGAAATGATGCCGGTGTCGGACAAAAAGCTATACAACAAAAATTTATTGAAGAATTTAAAAAGACTAATCCGGCTAGCACAGTAAGTTATAGTTGGGGTGGAGATACAGAAAATATGATAAAGGCTATGAGTCAACTTACTTTTGCTCTAGGTATCTCTATATTCTTAATTTATGCTTTACTTGCCTCACAATTTGAAAGTTTTATTATGCCTATAATCGTCATTGGTTCTATACCTCTTGCTCTTATTGGAGTTATTTGGGGACTTATACTTTTTAGACAATCACTTGACATAATGGTAATGATAGGAATAATTTTACTTGCAGGTATAGTCGTAAACAATGCCATAGTGCTTATAGATTTTATTAAAATGTTGAGAGAAAGAGGATATTCAAGAACAGAGGCCATTATTGAGTCATGTACTACCAGACTAAGACCTATACTTATGACAACTGCCACTACTGTATTAGGTATGATTCCATTGGCATTAGGTTTGGGAGAAGGCTCTGAAATATATAGAGGAATGGCTCTAACAGTTATATTCGGTTTATCTTTTTCTACACTTTTAACACTTATAGTAATACCTATTCTTTATACTTTAACTGATGATTTAACTACAAAAATAATGAAATTTTTTAAAAATCTTAATAAAAAATTAACTAATAAAAAGGGAGCGATATAA
- a CDS encoding efflux RND transporter periplasmic adaptor subunit codes for MKKILGLILAISFLIIACGKKEDKPIEEKKNIKLVSLGEVKEREMSKLFESSLTLEPQDKIEHSTEKGGTVEKIYKNNGDFVRKGELVVEFSDPATKASFLQANANYQSAKASYDIARANFEKFKVLYDKQLISFLEFSQYESSYINARGSLEVAQATFQSAKNDYDKLTRRADIDGIVANLFVKVGNKVGAKESVFTVLNDNKMQAYVGISPEAISKVNKGDTLKVRVEALNKNYDATITELNPVADSVTKNFQVKLSLDNSDKAIKDGMYGNVVINVGKVNVLVIEDEAIFVRDLLNYVYKYIDGKVSQVQVKTGVTNLPYTEIISDEIKAGDKIVVKGIFGLQDNDEVEIKKEVNN; via the coding sequence ATGAAAAAGATTTTAGGACTTATTTTAGCTATAAGTTTCCTTATAATAGCTTGTGGCAAAAAAGAAGATAAACCTATTGAAGAGAAAAAAAATATAAAGCTTGTAAGCCTTGGAGAAGTAAAAGAAAGGGAAATGTCTAAACTTTTTGAATCAAGTTTAACATTAGAGCCTCAAGATAAAATAGAACATTCTACCGAAAAAGGTGGAACTGTTGAAAAAATATATAAAAATAATGGGGATTTTGTGAGAAAAGGAGAACTTGTTGTGGAATTTTCCGATCCGGCAACAAAAGCCAGCTTTCTTCAAGCCAATGCTAACTATCAATCAGCTAAGGCAAGTTATGACATCGCTAGAGCCAATTTTGAAAAATTTAAAGTGCTTTATGATAAACAACTTATTTCGTTTTTAGAATTTTCACAGTATGAAAGTTCTTATATAAATGCAAGAGGTAGCTTAGAAGTTGCTCAGGCAACTTTCCAAAGTGCAAAAAATGATTATGATAAATTAACTAGAAGAGCTGATATTGATGGTATTGTGGCAAATCTTTTTGTAAAGGTTGGAAATAAAGTTGGTGCAAAAGAAAGTGTTTTTACTGTTTTAAATGATAATAAAATGCAAGCCTATGTTGGAATATCTCCTGAGGCAATTTCTAAAGTTAATAAAGGAGATACACTAAAAGTTAGAGTTGAGGCATTAAATAAAAACTATGATGCTACAATAACTGAACTAAATCCTGTCGCAGATAGTGTAACAAAAAATTTCCAAGTTAAATTATCGCTTGATAATAGTGATAAAGCAATAAAAGATGGAATGTATGGAAATGTAGTTATAAATGTAGGAAAAGTTAATGTATTAGTTATAGAAGATGAAGCAATTTTTGTGCGTGATTTACTGAATTATGTTTATAAATACATAGATGGAAAAGTATCTCAAGTTCAAGTTAAAACCGGAGTAACAAATCTTCCATACACTGAAATTATTTCTGATGAAATTAAGGCAGGAGATAAAATTGTTGTCAAAGGTATATTTGGCTTACAGGATAATGATGAAGTTGAGATCAAAAAAGAGGTGAATAATTAA